A window from Chitinophaga filiformis encodes these proteins:
- a CDS encoding RidA family protein: MTPTENFKALGLSLPPAPSPLGVYKPCLVDGKYLYLSGHGPVQDDKSLIIGRIGVDFDMDQGKLAARQVGLTMLSTIVANLGSLDKVKRVIKVLGMVNCTPDFGRHPYVINGCSELFAKVWGEENGIGVRSAVGFGSLPDNIPVEIEALFELH, encoded by the coding sequence ATGACACCAACAGAGAATTTTAAAGCGTTAGGATTATCATTACCGCCGGCACCGTCACCATTGGGCGTATACAAACCTTGCCTCGTAGATGGCAAATACCTGTATCTGTCCGGTCATGGTCCTGTACAGGATGATAAGAGCCTGATCATCGGGCGTATTGGTGTTGACTTCGATATGGATCAGGGTAAGCTGGCGGCAAGACAGGTGGGCCTTACTATGCTGTCTACTATCGTGGCTAACCTGGGTAGCCTGGATAAAGTAAAACGCGTGATCAAAGTATTGGGTATGGTGAACTGTACGCCTGACTTTGGCCGTCATCCTTACGTTATCAATGGTTGCAGCGAACTATTTGCAAAAGTATGGGGCGAAGAGAATGGTATTGGCGTACGCAGCGCGGTAGGCTTTGGTTCATTGCCCGATAATATTCCGGTGGAGATTGAAGCGCTGTTTGAATTGCACTAA